Proteins encoded in a region of the Pseudomonas sp. PDNC002 genome:
- a CDS encoding branched-chain amino acid aminotransferase, which produces MAQNDIDWGALGFDYIKTDFRYISHWRDGLWDDGKLTEDNTLHISEGSSALHYGQQCFEGLKAYRCKDGSINLFRPDQNAARMARSCARVLMPQVSEEQFIDACKQVVRANERFIPPYGSGGALYLRPFVIGVGDNIGVRPAPEFIFSVFCIPVGAYFKGGMKPHDFMISTFDRAAPHGTGAAKVGGNYAASLLPGSQAKKAGFADCIYLDPATHSRIEEVGSANFFAITHNDEFVTPRSSSVLPGITRLSLMQLAADRLGLKVIEGDVEINDLARFKEAGACGTAAVITPIGGIQYQDNLHVFYSREDVGPVTRRLYEELTGIQTGDVEGPDGWVVKV; this is translated from the coding sequence ATGGCACAGAACGACATCGATTGGGGCGCGCTCGGATTCGATTACATCAAGACCGATTTCCGCTACATCTCCCACTGGCGCGATGGCCTCTGGGACGACGGCAAGCTGACCGAAGACAACACCCTGCACATCAGCGAGGGCTCCTCGGCGCTGCATTACGGCCAGCAGTGCTTCGAAGGCCTGAAGGCCTACCGCTGCAAGGACGGCTCGATCAACCTGTTCCGCCCGGACCAGAACGCCGCGCGCATGGCCCGCAGCTGCGCCCGCGTACTGATGCCGCAGGTGTCCGAAGAGCAGTTCATCGACGCCTGCAAGCAGGTGGTCCGCGCCAACGAACGCTTCATTCCCCCCTACGGCTCCGGCGGCGCCCTGTACCTGCGTCCGTTCGTGATCGGCGTGGGCGACAATATCGGCGTGCGTCCGGCCCCGGAATTCATCTTCTCGGTGTTCTGCATCCCGGTCGGCGCCTACTTCAAGGGCGGCATGAAGCCCCATGACTTCATGATCTCCACCTTCGACCGCGCCGCGCCCCACGGCACCGGCGCCGCCAAGGTCGGTGGCAACTATGCCGCCAGCCTGCTGCCGGGCTCCCAGGCCAAGAAAGCCGGCTTCGCCGACTGCATCTACCTCGACCCGGCCACCCACAGCCGCATCGAGGAAGTGGGTTCGGCCAACTTCTTCGCCATCACCCACAACGACGAGTTCGTTACCCCGCGCTCCAGCTCCGTACTGCCGGGCATCACCCGCCTGTCGCTGATGCAACTGGCCGCCGACCGCCTGGGCCTGAAGGTGATCGAGGGCGACGTGGAGATCAACGACCTGGCGCGCTTCAAGGAAGCCGGCGCCTGCGGTACCGCGGCGGTGATCACCCCGATCGGCGGCATCCAGTACCAGGACAACCTGCACGTATTCTACAGCCGCGAAGACGTCGGCCCGGTGACCCGTCGCCTCTACGAAGAACTGACCGGCATCCAGACCGGCGACGTGGAAGGCCCGGACGGATGGGTCGTCAAGGTCTGA
- a CDS encoding IclR family transcriptional regulator has product MTTEKTVEESNSKRTGSAKDVGAVVNAIQILRHLANAEGPEGATAIARATGISPSTTFNILRTLTNEQLTSFDNDTKTYRLGLGLSELAVSFIGRSYADLIQPELERLSTSHQILIALWQVTDDAHIRVIAVSAPPVAHVNVAVGSRLPELVGAAGRCIAGLRNLPDDELRRRLTRVRWESPPGFEEFRNDAIGALELGWAIDQDHLYRGVSMVASAIIDHDRQPRFVISGIGISAQHEREKLEQIGASLHETARFISRSLFPQGSASKPE; this is encoded by the coding sequence ATGACCACTGAAAAGACCGTCGAAGAAAGCAACAGCAAACGCACCGGCAGCGCCAAGGATGTCGGCGCCGTCGTGAATGCCATCCAGATCCTTCGCCACCTGGCCAATGCCGAGGGCCCCGAGGGCGCGACCGCCATCGCCCGCGCCACCGGCATCAGCCCGAGCACCACCTTCAATATCCTGCGCACCCTGACCAACGAGCAGCTGACCTCGTTCGACAACGACACCAAGACCTACCGCCTTGGCCTGGGCCTGTCGGAGCTGGCGGTGAGCTTCATCGGCCGCAGCTACGCCGACCTGATCCAGCCGGAACTGGAACGTCTGAGCACCAGCCACCAGATCCTCATCGCCCTGTGGCAGGTGACCGACGACGCGCACATCCGCGTGATCGCCGTCTCCGCGCCACCCGTGGCCCACGTCAACGTCGCCGTCGGCTCGCGCCTGCCGGAACTGGTGGGTGCCGCCGGGCGCTGCATCGCCGGCCTGCGCAACCTGCCGGACGATGAGCTGCGCCGCCGCCTGACCCGCGTGCGCTGGGAGAGCCCGCCCGGCTTCGAGGAGTTTCGCAATGACGCCATCGGCGCCCTCGAACTCGGCTGGGCCATTGACCAGGACCACCTCTACCGCGGCGTCAGCATGGTCGCCAGCGCGATCATCGACCACGACCGGCAGCCGCGCTTCGTCATCTCCGGCATCGGCATCAGCGCGCAGCATGAGCGGGAAAAACTGGAACAGATCGGTGCCAGCCTGCACGAGACAGCACGCTTCATCAGCCGCTCACTGTTTCCCCAAGGGAGCGCCAGTAAGCCGGAATGA
- a CDS encoding OB-fold domain-containing protein translates to MVDFPDRNMPGPEAQYLAFLAQGRFMLQRSASTGRYVFYPRTQVPGSGETDLEWVPASGLGTLYALTVNRARSGDYNVALIDLDEGVRMMSRIEGHLSLPIGARVKARIAQQESGAVVVFEPLAEVQA, encoded by the coding sequence ATGGTGGATTTCCCCGACCGCAACATGCCAGGGCCGGAGGCGCAGTACCTCGCCTTCCTCGCCCAGGGTCGCTTCATGTTGCAGCGCAGCGCCTCCACCGGCCGATACGTGTTCTACCCGCGCACCCAGGTGCCCGGCAGCGGCGAAACGGACCTGGAATGGGTTCCCGCCAGTGGCCTGGGCACCCTGTATGCCCTGACCGTCAATCGCGCCCGCAGCGGTGACTACAACGTCGCCCTGATCGACCTGGATGAAGGTGTACGCATGATGTCGCGTATCGAAGGGCATCTCAGCCTGCCCATCGGCGCCCGCGTCAAGGCGCGCATTGCCCAGCAGGAGAGTGGCGCCGTCGTCGTCTTCGAGCCTCTCGCGGAGGTGCAAGCATGA
- a CDS encoding thiolase, producing the protein MSQVLRGKTAIVGIGSAGIGEAHGYSAMELLGQASMKAIADAGLKLSDIDAVFSATSSHAFPTLSVCEYLGIKPKFVDGTNVGGSSFELHLLQATLALEAGLCDAALICYGSNQRTAGGKLVSMSEPQWHETPYQPRHPITAYALAASRHMHQYGTTREHLAEVAVAARGWANLNPEAFARGPLSIDDVLAARMVSDPLSKADCCLVTDGGGACVMVRAERARDLPKAPIYFLGAAGAQWHRSIVAMPDLTVTAASESGPRAMQMAGVKHSDIDLVMVYDAFTINTILFLEDLGFCPKGEGGRFVQGGRIAPGGELAVNTNGGGLSCVHPGMYGMFLIIEAVTQLRRQAGERQLKKADIALLHGNGGTLSSQVTALLGTQNVL; encoded by the coding sequence ATGAGTCAGGTCCTGCGTGGCAAGACCGCCATCGTCGGCATCGGCAGCGCCGGTATCGGCGAAGCCCACGGCTATAGCGCCATGGAATTGCTCGGCCAGGCCTCGATGAAAGCCATCGCCGATGCCGGGCTGAAGCTTTCGGACATCGACGCGGTGTTCTCGGCCACCAGCTCCCATGCCTTCCCGACCCTCTCGGTCTGCGAGTACCTGGGCATCAAACCGAAATTCGTCGACGGCACCAACGTCGGCGGCTCCAGCTTCGAGCTCCATCTTCTGCAGGCAACCCTGGCCCTGGAGGCCGGCCTGTGTGACGCGGCGCTGATCTGCTATGGCTCCAACCAGCGCACCGCTGGCGGCAAGCTGGTGTCGATGAGCGAGCCGCAGTGGCACGAAACGCCCTACCAGCCGCGCCACCCGATCACTGCTTATGCGCTGGCTGCCAGTCGGCATATGCATCAATACGGCACCACCCGCGAGCACCTGGCCGAAGTGGCCGTCGCCGCGCGGGGCTGGGCCAACCTCAATCCCGAGGCCTTCGCCCGTGGCCCGCTGAGCATCGATGACGTGCTCGCCGCACGGATGGTCAGCGACCCGCTGAGCAAGGCCGACTGCTGCCTGGTCACCGACGGCGGTGGTGCCTGTGTGATGGTGCGCGCCGAGCGTGCGCGGGACCTGCCCAAGGCGCCGATCTACTTCCTCGGCGCGGCCGGCGCGCAGTGGCACCGCTCCATCGTTGCCATGCCCGACCTCACCGTCACTGCCGCTTCCGAGAGCGGTCCACGCGCCATGCAGATGGCCGGCGTGAAGCACTCGGATATCGACCTGGTGATGGTCTACGACGCCTTCACCATCAATACGATCCTGTTCCTCGAAGACCTCGGCTTCTGCCCGAAGGGCGAGGGCGGCCGCTTCGTCCAGGGCGGGCGCATCGCCCCCGGCGGTGAGCTGGCGGTGAACACCAACGGCGGTGGGCTGTCCTGTGTGCATCCGGGCATGTACGGCATGTTCCTGATCATCGAGGCGGTTACCCAGCTGCGCCGACAGGCCGGTGAGCGCCAGTTGAAGAAGGCCGATATCGCCTTGCTGCACGGCAACGGCGGCACGCTGTCCAGCCAGGTCACCGCGCTGCTCGGCACCCAGAACGTGCTCTGA
- a CDS encoding acetate--CoA ligase family protein, with amino-acid sequence MSVSHLQHTGFASLTPLIQPRSVAVVGASSDPHRIGGRPIAYMLRNGFTGRILPVNPNRTEIQGLPAYASVDALPEAPDVAIIAVPAPQVLETVQALGRKGARSAIVFSSGFSEVGEEGVAMQDAIVEAARAANMRLLGPNALGVFNANLGYYAFFSTSLERGIPLAGRVGIATQSGAYGAHLLGLSRQRGLGTPICVATGNEADVTLGDAIGWLVESPEVDVVMAYAESIRNVDSFLAALEAAHRAGKPVILHKVGRSELGGRAAMSHTASLAGDDKVLDAVLADYAVVRARTTEELVDIAYLATQRIYPVNNSLGMITVSGGAGIIVSDAAEDVGLPMPPMPEAAQARLKQRLHYASPLNPVDCTAQALNDLSLVHDFTESMVVDGGYRSLIAFFTQAGTAASIGPRLAEQFARIKVDHPDRLFVVSVMGEGEELAPYQKAGFALFEDPTRAVRAIQAMGQLGEAFARPLRRIPVPGGVELPPSTPGEAEAKQLLARAGIESAPERVLKSAAEAAAFAEQIGFPVVLKIASADILHKSEIGGVLLNVGSAQAVRDGYALLLERAAEHAPNARLDGVLVARQLQGGVECFMGIQRDAQFGPVAVFGLGGIFVEVLKDVVFRRCPFGVDEAEQMIRSIKGAPLLLGARGRPVTDIKALSRVLAQLSQFAAEAGPRLRSVDLNPVFAMPEGQGAWAADAVLEVEEVAHGAES; translated from the coding sequence ATGTCAGTGAGTCACTTGCAACACACAGGCTTCGCCAGTCTCACCCCGCTGATCCAGCCGCGCTCGGTCGCCGTGGTCGGCGCCTCCAGCGACCCGCACCGCATCGGTGGCCGCCCCATCGCCTACATGCTGCGCAACGGCTTCACCGGCCGCATCCTGCCGGTGAACCCCAATCGCACCGAGATCCAGGGCCTGCCGGCCTATGCCAGTGTCGACGCGCTGCCCGAGGCGCCGGACGTGGCGATCATCGCGGTGCCGGCACCGCAGGTGCTGGAAACCGTCCAGGCGCTGGGCCGCAAGGGCGCGCGCAGCGCCATCGTGTTCTCCTCGGGCTTCAGCGAAGTCGGCGAGGAAGGCGTGGCCATGCAGGACGCCATCGTCGAAGCCGCCCGCGCGGCGAACATGCGCCTGCTGGGGCCGAACGCCCTGGGCGTGTTCAACGCCAACCTGGGCTACTACGCCTTCTTCTCCACCAGCCTGGAGCGCGGCATCCCGCTGGCCGGGCGCGTCGGCATCGCCACCCAATCCGGCGCCTACGGCGCGCACCTGCTGGGTCTGTCGCGGCAGCGCGGGCTGGGTACACCGATCTGCGTCGCCACCGGCAACGAGGCCGACGTCACCCTGGGCGATGCCATCGGCTGGCTGGTGGAATCGCCGGAGGTCGACGTGGTGATGGCCTACGCCGAATCCATCCGCAACGTCGACAGCTTCCTCGCCGCGCTCGAAGCGGCCCATCGCGCCGGCAAGCCGGTGATCCTGCACAAGGTCGGGCGCAGCGAGCTGGGCGGCCGTGCGGCCATGTCGCACACCGCCTCCCTGGCCGGCGACGACAAGGTGCTCGACGCGGTTCTGGCCGACTACGCGGTGGTCCGCGCGCGCACCACCGAAGAGCTGGTGGACATCGCCTACCTCGCCACGCAGCGCATCTACCCGGTGAACAACAGCCTAGGAATGATCACCGTCAGCGGTGGCGCCGGGATCATCGTCAGCGACGCCGCCGAGGACGTCGGCCTGCCCATGCCGCCGATGCCGGAAGCGGCCCAGGCACGCCTGAAGCAGCGCCTGCACTATGCCTCGCCGCTGAACCCGGTGGACTGCACGGCCCAGGCGCTCAACGACCTGAGCCTGGTGCACGATTTCACCGAGTCCATGGTGGTGGACGGCGGCTATCGCTCGCTGATCGCCTTCTTCACCCAGGCCGGTACTGCTGCCTCCATCGGCCCGCGCCTGGCCGAGCAGTTCGCGCGGATCAAGGTCGATCACCCGGACCGCCTGTTCGTGGTCTCGGTGATGGGCGAGGGCGAGGAGCTGGCGCCGTACCAGAAGGCCGGCTTCGCCCTGTTCGAAGACCCGACCCGCGCCGTGCGCGCCATCCAGGCCATGGGCCAGTTGGGCGAAGCATTCGCCCGGCCGCTGCGCAGGATTCCTGTGCCCGGCGGCGTCGAGCTGCCGCCCAGCACGCCCGGTGAGGCTGAGGCCAAGCAATTGCTGGCGCGCGCCGGCATCGAATCGGCGCCCGAACGTGTGCTGAAAAGCGCTGCGGAAGCTGCCGCATTCGCCGAACAGATCGGCTTCCCGGTGGTGTTGAAAATCGCCTCGGCGGACATTCTGCATAAGTCGGAAATCGGCGGCGTGTTGCTCAACGTCGGCAGCGCCCAGGCCGTGCGCGACGGCTACGCATTGCTGCTCGAACGCGCTGCCGAACATGCGCCGAACGCTCGCCTCGACGGCGTGCTGGTGGCTCGTCAGCTGCAGGGCGGCGTCGAGTGCTTCATGGGCATCCAGCGTGACGCGCAGTTCGGTCCGGTAGCGGTGTTCGGCCTTGGCGGCATCTTCGTCGAGGTGCTCAAGGACGTGGTGTTCCGTCGCTGCCCGTTCGGCGTCGATGAGGCCGAGCAGATGATCCGCAGCATCAAGGGCGCGCCGCTGCTGCTGGGCGCCCGTGGTCGTCCGGTGACCGATATCAAGGCCCTGTCGCGCGTGCTGGCGCAACTCTCGCAGTTCGCTGCGGAGGCCGGCCCGCGCCTGCGTTCGGTGGACCTCAACCCGGTCTTCGCCATGCCCGAAGGGCAGGGCGCCTGGGCCGCCGACGCGGTGCTGGAAGTGGAGGAGGTGGCCCATGGCGCTGAATCCTGA